One Betta splendens chromosome 8, fBetSpl5.4, whole genome shotgun sequence DNA segment encodes these proteins:
- the epn2 gene encoding epsin-2 isoform X1: MPSSTIRRQMKNMVNNYSDAEKKVREATSNDPWGPSSSLMSEIADSTYNVVAFSEIMSMIWKRLNDHGKNWRHVYKALTLLDYLIKTGSERVALQCKENIFAIQTLKDFQYIDRDGKDQGINVREKSKQLVVLLKDEDRLKGERSQALKTKERMAQVSTGSSQMGFGRGSSQPNLSTSYSEEYGRSEGSPASYHGSTSPNTGSELEQARPQTSGEEELQLQLALAMSREAAEQEERIRRGDDLRLQMALEESKKEGPGSAKLAKKKKDPHSTLMDLMDVPEPSASADPWGSVAGAGAVSADPWQPYGSAPKPTAPVDPWGAPPTVPPMKSSDPWAPNAAPASDPWGSAAARPKTSNTGSFDLFKVSNGTSKEDFSEFDSLRSSSSVPTGDGGITSSIPSQASLASSSSLDLFDPLPMSSSAVTLNPTRKTPESFLGPNAALVNLDSLVTKPAQPAPIVNPFLASTGASAPSAHANPFQVTQPAPPTLNQMRVSPMPAGFGGMAEALPLASLPAQPASMVPLAGMAPMGRAVGGAGTNMGMSGGIPASMSMPQPLMSMQPQAGAQPAGTTNPFLL, encoded by the exons ATGCCCAGCTCCACCATTCGCCGGCAGATGAAGAACATGGTAAATAATTACTCTGATGCCGAGAAGAAAGTCAGAGAAGCAACTTCCAACGACCCCTGGGGGCCGTCGTCCTCGCTCATGTCGGAGATCGCCGACAGTACTTACAATGTGGTGGCCTTCAGCGAAATCATGAGCATGATTTGGAAACGGCTCAACGACCACGGCAAGAACTGGCGTCACGTCTACAAGGCGCTCACGCTGCTCGACTACCTGATCAAGACGGGCTCCGAGCGTGTGGCGCTGCAGTGCAAGGAGAACATCTTTGCCATCCAGACTCTGAAGGACTTCCAGTACATCGACAGAGACGGCAAAGACCAGGGCATCAACGTCAGGGAGAAGAGCAAGCAGCTCGTGGTGCTACTAAAGGACGAGGACCGGCTCAAAGGAGAGAG GTCTCAGGCTTTGAAGACCAAGGAGCGCATGGCCCAGGTCTCCACAGGGAGCAGCCAGATGGGCTTTGGCCGAGGTTCATCCCAACCCAACCTCTCGACCTCCTACAGCGAGGAGTACGGCCGCTCCGAGGGCTCTCCTGCCTCCTACCACGGCT CCACATCTCCCAATACGGGCTCAGAGCTGGAGCAGGCCAGACCCCAGACCAGCGGCGAGGAGGAGTTACAGCTACAACTGGCTCTGGCCATGAGCCGAGAGGCAGCAGAACAG gAGGAGCGCATACGCAGAGGGGACGACCTGAGACTACAAATGGCTCTGGAGGAGAGTAAGAAAGAAGGTCCAGGTTCCGCTAAACtggccaagaagaagaaagat ccacaCTCAACTTTGATGGATCTGATGGATGTCCCAGAGCCCAGCGCCAGTGCCGACCCGTGGGGCTCAGTAGCCGGTGCCGGTGCTGTGTCAGCAGACCCGTGGCAGCCCTATG GATCCGCCCCTAAGCCCACAGCTCCGGTGGATCCTTGGGGGGCTCCTCCGACTGTCCCACCCATGAAGAGCAGTGATCCCTGGGCACCAAACGCAGCTCCTGCCTCTGACCCCTGGggctctgcagccgctcgtCCCAAGACTTCCAACACAG GTAGCTTTGACTTGTTCAAGGTATCCAACGGTACGTCCAAAGAGGACTTCTCAGAATTTGACAGcctgcgctcctcctcctctgtccccacTG GTGATGGGGGCATAACATCCTCCATCCCCTCACAAGCTAGCCTCgctagcagcagcagcctggacctCTTTGACCCGCTTCCCATGTCGTCATCTGCGGTGACCCTAAACCCGACTAGAAAGACCCCGGAGTCCTTCCTTGGACCCAACGCTGCCCTGGTCAACCTGGACTCACTAGTAACAAAACCAGCGCAGCCTGCGCCAATCGTCAACCCGTTCTTGGCTTCAACAG GTGCGTCTGCTCCATCAGCCCACGCCAACCCCTTCCAGGTGACCCAGCCCGCTCCGCCCACCCTGAACCAGATGCGCGTCAGCCCCATGCCCGCTGGCTTTGGTGGCATGGCCGAGGCCCTGCCCCTGGCCTCCCTGCCGGCCCAGCCCGCCTCCATGGTGCCGCTGGCCGGGATGGCGCCGATGGGCCGGGCCGTGGGTGGTGCCGGGACAAACATGGGTATGAGCGGAGGGATCCCGGCGTCCATGTCGATGCCCCAGCCTCTGATGAGCATGCAGCCCCAGGCTGGGGCGCAGCCCGCGGGAACCACCAACCCCTTCCTTTTGTGA
- the epn2 gene encoding epsin-2 isoform X2, producing MPSSTIRRQMKNMVNNYSDAEKKVREATSNDPWGPSSSLMSEIADSTYNVVAFSEIMSMIWKRLNDHGKNWRHVYKALTLLDYLIKTGSERVALQCKENIFAIQTLKDFQYIDRDGKDQGINVREKSKQLVVLLKDEDRLKGERSQALKTKERMAQVSTGSSQMGFGRGSSQPNLSTSYSEEYGRSEGSPASYHGSTSPNTGSELEQARPQTSGEEELQLQLALAMSREAAEQEERIRRGDDLRLQMALEESKKEGPGSAKLAKKKKDPHSTLMDLMDVPEPSASADPWGSVAGAGAVSADPWQPYGSAPKPTAPVDPWGAPPTVPPMKSSDPWAPNAAPASDPWGSAAARPKTSNTGSFDLFKVSNGDGGITSSIPSQASLASSSSLDLFDPLPMSSSAVTLNPTRKTPESFLGPNAALVNLDSLVTKPAQPAPIVNPFLASTGASAPSAHANPFQVTQPAPPTLNQMRVSPMPAGFGGMAEALPLASLPAQPASMVPLAGMAPMGRAVGGAGTNMGMSGGIPASMSMPQPLMSMQPQAGAQPAGTTNPFLL from the exons ATGCCCAGCTCCACCATTCGCCGGCAGATGAAGAACATGGTAAATAATTACTCTGATGCCGAGAAGAAAGTCAGAGAAGCAACTTCCAACGACCCCTGGGGGCCGTCGTCCTCGCTCATGTCGGAGATCGCCGACAGTACTTACAATGTGGTGGCCTTCAGCGAAATCATGAGCATGATTTGGAAACGGCTCAACGACCACGGCAAGAACTGGCGTCACGTCTACAAGGCGCTCACGCTGCTCGACTACCTGATCAAGACGGGCTCCGAGCGTGTGGCGCTGCAGTGCAAGGAGAACATCTTTGCCATCCAGACTCTGAAGGACTTCCAGTACATCGACAGAGACGGCAAAGACCAGGGCATCAACGTCAGGGAGAAGAGCAAGCAGCTCGTGGTGCTACTAAAGGACGAGGACCGGCTCAAAGGAGAGAG GTCTCAGGCTTTGAAGACCAAGGAGCGCATGGCCCAGGTCTCCACAGGGAGCAGCCAGATGGGCTTTGGCCGAGGTTCATCCCAACCCAACCTCTCGACCTCCTACAGCGAGGAGTACGGCCGCTCCGAGGGCTCTCCTGCCTCCTACCACGGCT CCACATCTCCCAATACGGGCTCAGAGCTGGAGCAGGCCAGACCCCAGACCAGCGGCGAGGAGGAGTTACAGCTACAACTGGCTCTGGCCATGAGCCGAGAGGCAGCAGAACAG gAGGAGCGCATACGCAGAGGGGACGACCTGAGACTACAAATGGCTCTGGAGGAGAGTAAGAAAGAAGGTCCAGGTTCCGCTAAACtggccaagaagaagaaagat ccacaCTCAACTTTGATGGATCTGATGGATGTCCCAGAGCCCAGCGCCAGTGCCGACCCGTGGGGCTCAGTAGCCGGTGCCGGTGCTGTGTCAGCAGACCCGTGGCAGCCCTATG GATCCGCCCCTAAGCCCACAGCTCCGGTGGATCCTTGGGGGGCTCCTCCGACTGTCCCACCCATGAAGAGCAGTGATCCCTGGGCACCAAACGCAGCTCCTGCCTCTGACCCCTGGggctctgcagccgctcgtCCCAAGACTTCCAACACAG GTAGCTTTGACTTGTTCAAGGTATCCAACG GTGATGGGGGCATAACATCCTCCATCCCCTCACAAGCTAGCCTCgctagcagcagcagcctggacctCTTTGACCCGCTTCCCATGTCGTCATCTGCGGTGACCCTAAACCCGACTAGAAAGACCCCGGAGTCCTTCCTTGGACCCAACGCTGCCCTGGTCAACCTGGACTCACTAGTAACAAAACCAGCGCAGCCTGCGCCAATCGTCAACCCGTTCTTGGCTTCAACAG GTGCGTCTGCTCCATCAGCCCACGCCAACCCCTTCCAGGTGACCCAGCCCGCTCCGCCCACCCTGAACCAGATGCGCGTCAGCCCCATGCCCGCTGGCTTTGGTGGCATGGCCGAGGCCCTGCCCCTGGCCTCCCTGCCGGCCCAGCCCGCCTCCATGGTGCCGCTGGCCGGGATGGCGCCGATGGGCCGGGCCGTGGGTGGTGCCGGGACAAACATGGGTATGAGCGGAGGGATCCCGGCGTCCATGTCGATGCCCCAGCCTCTGATGAGCATGCAGCCCCAGGCTGGGGCGCAGCCCGCGGGAACCACCAACCCCTTCCTTTTGTGA
- the epn2 gene encoding epsin-2 isoform X3 — translation MPSSTIRRQMKNMVNNYSDAEKKVREATSNDPWGPSSSLMSEIADSTYNVVAFSEIMSMIWKRLNDHGKNWRHVYKALTLLDYLIKTGSERVALQCKENIFAIQTLKDFQYIDRDGKDQGINVREKSKQLVVLLKDEDRLKGERSQALKTKERMAQVSTGSSQMGFGRGSSQPNLSTSYSEEYGRSEGSPASYHGSTSPNTGSELEQARPQTSGEEELQLQLALAMSREAAEQEERIRRGDDLRLQMALEESKKEGPGSAKLAKKKKDPHSTLMDLMDVPEPSASADPWGSVAGAGAVSADPWQPYGSAPKPTAPVDPWGAPPTVPPMKSSDPWAPNAAPASDPWGSAAARPKTSNTGDGGITSSIPSQASLASSSSLDLFDPLPMSSSAVTLNPTRKTPESFLGPNAALVNLDSLVTKPAQPAPIVNPFLASTGASAPSAHANPFQVTQPAPPTLNQMRVSPMPAGFGGMAEALPLASLPAQPASMVPLAGMAPMGRAVGGAGTNMGMSGGIPASMSMPQPLMSMQPQAGAQPAGTTNPFLL, via the exons ATGCCCAGCTCCACCATTCGCCGGCAGATGAAGAACATGGTAAATAATTACTCTGATGCCGAGAAGAAAGTCAGAGAAGCAACTTCCAACGACCCCTGGGGGCCGTCGTCCTCGCTCATGTCGGAGATCGCCGACAGTACTTACAATGTGGTGGCCTTCAGCGAAATCATGAGCATGATTTGGAAACGGCTCAACGACCACGGCAAGAACTGGCGTCACGTCTACAAGGCGCTCACGCTGCTCGACTACCTGATCAAGACGGGCTCCGAGCGTGTGGCGCTGCAGTGCAAGGAGAACATCTTTGCCATCCAGACTCTGAAGGACTTCCAGTACATCGACAGAGACGGCAAAGACCAGGGCATCAACGTCAGGGAGAAGAGCAAGCAGCTCGTGGTGCTACTAAAGGACGAGGACCGGCTCAAAGGAGAGAG GTCTCAGGCTTTGAAGACCAAGGAGCGCATGGCCCAGGTCTCCACAGGGAGCAGCCAGATGGGCTTTGGCCGAGGTTCATCCCAACCCAACCTCTCGACCTCCTACAGCGAGGAGTACGGCCGCTCCGAGGGCTCTCCTGCCTCCTACCACGGCT CCACATCTCCCAATACGGGCTCAGAGCTGGAGCAGGCCAGACCCCAGACCAGCGGCGAGGAGGAGTTACAGCTACAACTGGCTCTGGCCATGAGCCGAGAGGCAGCAGAACAG gAGGAGCGCATACGCAGAGGGGACGACCTGAGACTACAAATGGCTCTGGAGGAGAGTAAGAAAGAAGGTCCAGGTTCCGCTAAACtggccaagaagaagaaagat ccacaCTCAACTTTGATGGATCTGATGGATGTCCCAGAGCCCAGCGCCAGTGCCGACCCGTGGGGCTCAGTAGCCGGTGCCGGTGCTGTGTCAGCAGACCCGTGGCAGCCCTATG GATCCGCCCCTAAGCCCACAGCTCCGGTGGATCCTTGGGGGGCTCCTCCGACTGTCCCACCCATGAAGAGCAGTGATCCCTGGGCACCAAACGCAGCTCCTGCCTCTGACCCCTGGggctctgcagccgctcgtCCCAAGACTTCCAACACAG GTGATGGGGGCATAACATCCTCCATCCCCTCACAAGCTAGCCTCgctagcagcagcagcctggacctCTTTGACCCGCTTCCCATGTCGTCATCTGCGGTGACCCTAAACCCGACTAGAAAGACCCCGGAGTCCTTCCTTGGACCCAACGCTGCCCTGGTCAACCTGGACTCACTAGTAACAAAACCAGCGCAGCCTGCGCCAATCGTCAACCCGTTCTTGGCTTCAACAG GTGCGTCTGCTCCATCAGCCCACGCCAACCCCTTCCAGGTGACCCAGCCCGCTCCGCCCACCCTGAACCAGATGCGCGTCAGCCCCATGCCCGCTGGCTTTGGTGGCATGGCCGAGGCCCTGCCCCTGGCCTCCCTGCCGGCCCAGCCCGCCTCCATGGTGCCGCTGGCCGGGATGGCGCCGATGGGCCGGGCCGTGGGTGGTGCCGGGACAAACATGGGTATGAGCGGAGGGATCCCGGCGTCCATGTCGATGCCCCAGCCTCTGATGAGCATGCAGCCCCAGGCTGGGGCGCAGCCCGCGGGAACCACCAACCCCTTCCTTTTGTGA
- the b9d1 gene encoding B9 domain-containing protein 1 yields the protein MASSSSSVFLLTVNGQIEGANFPEYDNLYCKYCFVYGHDWVPTSGLEEGITQITCKGSQTSHRLIWNFPLEATFKSTNPFGWPQLVVSVYGPDVFSNDVVRGYGATHIPFTPGQHSRSIPMFVPEPTWRLQKFTSWLLGRRPEYTDPKVVAQGEGREVTRVRSQGFVTVSLHIMTKDMKKLGYDTGLSSAANAQPSWSTEEQTHAS from the exons ATGGCTTCAAGCAGCTCGTCTGTGTTTCTTCTCACAGTCAACGGACAAATTGAGGGCGCGAAC tttCCAGAGTACGACAACCTGTACTGCAAATACTGCTTTGTCTACGGACACGACTGGGTTCCCACCTCG gggCTGGAAGAGGGCATCACTCAGATAACCTGCAAAGGCAGTCAGACGTCGCACAGGCTCATATGGAACTTCCCACTGGAAGCAACATTTAAGAGCACAAACCCGTTCGGAT GGCCTCAGCTCGTGGTGAGCGTGTACGGTCCAGACGTGTTCAGCAACGACGTCGTCCGGGGCTATGGAGCAACACACATTCCCTTCACGCCTGGACA ACATTCACGGTCTATTCCCATGTTTGTTCCTGAACCCACATGGAGACTTCAGAAGTTTACtag TTGGCTGTTGGGACGTCGTCCAGAGTACACAGACCCTAAGGTTGTGGCCCAGGGTGAAGGCAGAGAAG TGACAAGGGTTCGGTCCCAGGGCTTTGTCACAGTCTCCCTTCACATCATGACCAAAGACATGAAGAAGCTGGGCTACGACACGGGGCTGTCAAGCGCTGCCAACGCCCAGCCGAGCTGGTCGACAGAGGAGCAAACACACGCGTCATAA